In Arachis hypogaea cultivar Tifrunner chromosome 7, arahy.Tifrunner.gnm2.J5K5, whole genome shotgun sequence, the genomic window GCTTggttcttttgcttcaagaaatAAACCCTGTTTTtcttgaataatcatcaataaaaaataaaaaataggcgCTCTTACCAAGTGATAAAGGCTTGATAGGTCTACAAACATCTGTGTGGATAAGCTGAAGTGGCTTGGTAGCTCTTGATTTGGACTGCTTTGAAAAATTCTTTCTTGAATGTTTTCCAAGTAAGCAAGCTTCACATAACTGATGAGGATGATCAATTGTTGAAATTTCTTTTACCATCTTCTTTGTTTCCAATTCTTTGAGCCCACCAAAATTTAAATGTCCATATCTCATATGCCAAATTCATGGTGGATCTTCAATACATGACTTTAAACATATAGCTCCACTGCTTCTCATGTTTAACAAGAACATATGATTTCTTATCATAGAAACCTTAGCAATaagattttcatttttatttctaagCCAAAGATAGTGACCTTCCATGACTATCTTGCAACCATTCTCCATAAGTTGTCCAATACTCAAgatattattctttatttttgggATGTAATAAACATTGGAAAGAATCTTATGATTTCCATTCTTCGGCTCGAATAGAATCGTCCCTTTGCCATTGATCTCTACTTTTGATTTATCACCAAAACGCACGTGTCCTTTTACGTTGGTGTCGAATGCTACAAATTTACTCTTATCATCTGTCATATGGTTGCTAGCTCCATTGTCAAGATACTACGTACTATCTTCAGAATTTTGATCTTCCTTGAGCGTAAGGAATAATGTTGGTTCTTCAACATCTTCACTGTGCACAACaagtttattttcttcttctttggatgTCTGACACTCCCAAGAATAATGTCCATTCTTTTCACATGAATAGCATTTAATGTGTCTTTTGTCAACTGTTCTTCCTCTTCCACGACCTcgagaaaaaatttgatttcttttctcTTGTGAATAAtttttctcatctcttcctctttCGTAACCACGTCCTCATCCTCGACCTCGTCTTTGTCTTCCACTTTCGTTGGTTTCTCCTTTAGCATTCCACAAAAGTTTTGCCTGCAAGACATGCTCCACACATTCTTGCTTACCTTTATCCATTCTTTCTTTATGGGTCTGTAAGGAACCATTCAAGTGATCAATGAACATTGTATCCAAATCTTTGGACTCCTCAATAGCTACCACCACATAGTAAAATTTTGAGTTAAGAGAACGAAGGAATTTCTCAACAACACGAACATCTTCTAATTTTTCTCCAAACCTTTTTATTTGGTGCACTACCGTCAAAAACTTTGGTGAAATCATCCGAAATGGATTCAGTCTCCTTCATCATTAGAGACTCAAACTCAGCCCTTAGGGTTTGAAGACGAACCTTCTTCACCTTTTCAACTCCTATGACGAAATTTTGAAGAGTATCCCAAGCTTTCTTTGCGTTGGTTATATCAGCAATCTTCTCAAATATATCATCATCCAAGCCTTGATGAATGATAGTAAGTGCACATTgatctttatttcttttattttctaattcGTCCTTCTGAGCATCTATTAGCTTCTCCACATTTTCTGGATCTACATAGTCTTTTTCAACCATCTCCCACACTCCTTGAGCATCGAGAATTGCTTTCATTCAGACTACTCAATTGTCATAGTTGAGTTTAGATAATTGTGGGTATTAAAAAGATAAAGTAGTTCCTTTTGACGAAGACATTTTATAAgtagctctgataccactttattaaaaaataaaaaaacaaggcACACATATTCACAAAATATATAAATGAAGACGAATGTATTGAATGTATTTGTGTGTTCTTATTTATGAAATgattacatatgtatttatactttTCTTTGACATCTAAACTTAATACATCCTAACAAACAAAtagtttaaattaaaactaaatatagaCAATTTATTTAAACTgtgatttttattcatttttaaattcTAACCATCAAGTTTATTTTTAACAGACTCATTTTCTATTTGAAAATTGTATTCAAATTTTGAACTTAAACCAAGCTTAACAATCTCTAAATGTTAACCCAATTTAGAAAAAGGAGAACAGTAGGAATATCAACCTAGTTCATACCTTTGAAACAAACAGTCAACAATACGTGAATATTGGCTTTTATTGAATTCCATCTCTCTTTACCTTTTGTTACTCTTATgactttttctatattttcactCTCAAGAATGGATCAAATTAACAATACTTcataatttgatataaaatgtattaaaaaaaagACTTCATATAAGAGGACATATATGTTAGTACTCAACTTTTACCGTTACAGTCCTTAAAGAAGATGATAGCGTTCCTGCCAACTTTTTAGAGTGCTGAACTTTATGGTGAAGAATGGTGATTGCTTTAGGTGAGCAAGATCAATTACATCATTAGAGAGGAAACGAAAAACATCGTCCATAGTTGGTTTGTCTACTGCACAATCTTGTACACAACAAAATAGAAATGAGTGGATGTAAATATGCATTGAACACACAATAATAAGTACAAATGTGTTAGGACTCGCAACATACCTTATAAATAGGACCAAAATCACCCTCTCCCACTTTATTAATGGATGAGAAATTGTTTGAGGCTGCAATTTTGCTTTCAAAACTGAATACTTTCACCTCATTACTTGTCCTTTCTTCTACTTTGatgttttctgttttgtttgGATTCACTCCACTGGGTTCAGTAAATGATATCTTTTTGTCCAATTTTCCATCCACTATTATTGATATGAAAAGAATGATAATAACATGTAATTAGAGAATCACAATAAATGATAACActgttttaaattattaattatgttgGAACTTAGAAGTTGAAACTACCTTGTGATTTATCTTTTCTCCTTGAGAGACAACATAAACAGAGGATAAAACATGTTATTGCAAATGCTGCTCCAACCCCAACGATAAGCCATATCCACCATTTGTTTGCTGACAAATACAAACAAGTCCATAAAACAATTGGCATTCTTTGCATACATTTTCATCTTACCTAAACGTATGAAAGAGGACATGTCTCAAATTCCACAATATGTTAGAGTCTTAGAGAGTATGAAAGAGGACATGAAGTTGATGAGATTTGGCAGATCAAATATTGCAGGCTGAGTTACCTGGGGTTAAAATTTTCAAGTAGAAAGAAATCTCTTACCGTTGTTGTTTATGTATCTTAACAATTAACATCATCCAATTCATTTTTTGGATTGGTATGAATTGACCAAGTTAAAACAGTGAGTGATGCATGAAAAGTACAAGTCTGACAGCTAGTGACAACGATGCCATAATCTTAATCGGTCGTTGAGTTTTAACCAATTAAAGAAATGGTTTTAAAAAGGCCAATTTGCTATAGGCATGTAAGGTAAGTTTCCATCATGATTCCAAATTTGTGATGGTCAGTCACCAACCACGTAGAAAGTAGAATCGCTTTTCTCAGAAGTCGTTTTATTTTGCTCAATATTAGTATCTGTGAAGCATACGGTTAGCAATTAGCATAATTCTTGGATTTCATAAAGAAATGTAACTCTTAGATTTcagtaagaaacaaagaaaaatttattctaaaataaaaaagaaacaaggTTTTAAGGAAAGAAAATAATTGTAGCCATATATTTAGGTAATAAATAATATTGCCCATATATTTATGGGTTAAGTGTGATTTTGGTTTTTAAGGTagagattgaaatttttttttatttacaatcttttttagtttataaaatcgtccgtttttaccaaattttttatttttattaccaaattatccctaaataaaaaatataaaaaaagaaaaattggagAAGAGAATCACGTTTGTGGGGTGGGGTGGGGTGGGGTGGGGTGGGAGGTTGTTtccagagaagaagagagggaggagaaaGGGGGAACTGGGGAAGGGAATCGTCGCCGCCGCTGCTCCTCACCGCCAGATCTcgccgttttttttttcttcttcagcacACACTCACACTAATGGCAAGAGAGGAAAAAGCAGAGGGACAAAGGAAGATAAGCGgagaggaaaagaagagaagaacggAGGCGCTGAGTTGAGGGAGACCGCGTCCAGCTCGCCATTCCCTGCCGTCGTCCTCATTGCAAACCGCCATTGTCGGTCGCCATCGAGCCATGTCCCTTCACCGCCGCTGGAATGAGGTCACGTCGACGCCAGCAGATTCGCGAGGTTGGACGGTCGTCAATGCTCTTCGCTGGTTGCCGTTGCTCCTCGTCCTCCTTgtccgttgttgttgttgttcttcttcttatgctggttgttgttgttgttttattattGCTTCTGTTTTCTGCTTCTACTTGTTTCTGTTTctattgttgttgattcagtttcattgttgattctatttttgttttcattgttttcattgttgttgtttcattgttattgttgttattcttcttattgttgttgattttgcTTCTGTTTCTGTCTTTGCTTGTGTCTCTATGCTTCTGGTTGATTTTggcgaagaaggaagaagggtaTTTTTCGTTCGAAAGATGATTTTTaaactaagttaaaccttagggacgattttataaacaaaaaaagatGAGGACGAAAAGAAGATTTTCAACTCCTACTTTAAggatcaaaatcgtacttaaccctatatTTATGTAATAGATGTTAAAAACTAAGGGTTTAGTTAGCTAACAAGTATAtaaattttacatattttttattaaacttttttaattgataattttagTCTATAGTTAAAGTGTGAGATGTGAGTCCCATTTTACAATGTCATTGTGTGAATTCcgactaatattaattaattaacgacTAATCAGGGATTCGTATCCCCTAATCCCAAGTATTCAGTCAGCACTCAGCAGTACTCCCCTAGTTTCCATATCACTCaatcaaacaaaaattaacaacATACATTACTACTCTATAGTCATTAGTCAATGTATATTGTATATACTTCAACAAAACAAAAAGACTAGGAATGAGTAACGAGTAAGTTTGTTTCTCCGCCAAATCTTAATTGACTTTGATTTCTTGTCTCTACACTCAGCTATCTACTCTCTCCAGCTCATCACACTCACTCAAACTCAATTATTCATTCTCATACTCTCTCACAGTCTCACCAACTCACATTTTCTTCCTTCTCCAaaattccctttttcaaaaagCAACTTTCTCTGTTCTGGATCCTTCATGATCCGAAGCAAGTAAAGGATCGAGCTTTGGATAATTGAGGAAGATGGGTTGCAACCAATCCAAGATCGAGAACGAGGAGGCGGTGGCACGCTGCAAAGACCGCAAGCACTTCATGAAGGATGCCGTCTCCACCCGCAACGCCTTCGCCGCCGCACACTCCTCCTACGCCACCTCCCTCAAGAACGCCGGCGCCGCCCTCAGCGACTTTGCCCACGGCGAGGTCCAGAATCCCCACCTTACCGACCTCCCCCACGCCGGCGGTGCCACTCCCGGAACCTCCTCCCTCCCGGTAGGCCCGCCACCGCAGCCCTTTGAGAACCTCCCACCGCCGCCCCCTCCCAGCTTCTCCGACGCCCCTCCCCTGCAGCGCGCTGTCAGCATGCCGGAGATGAAGATCCCCAAGCCAGagcccaagcccaagcccaagcccaTCATGGAGGAGGACGAGGAAGACAAGGTATTATCACACATCAAATACATTATTTATCAGTTAGCTAGTTACAATTGTTAGTTACCAGTTAGTTTTCTGTTATGTTGATCATTGCATTGTACTTTGTACCAATCTTATATATAAAACTGTTGTGTTCATATCTTCATATTCAATGTAAGGATTTGGAGAATGAAGGGTCtttgaggagaagaagaagcaaaagggGCGGAAGTAGTGGTGGTGCGGCGAATAGTAGAAGagtggaggaggaagaagaggctcCTCCTCCTGTGCCACCTCCATTGAAACAACATCACCAACAGCGAGAGGCAACAACTGAGAGGGACCATGTGATTCATCATCATACCATGTCACAGCCACAACAGCAGAGTGCTGCTTGGGAGTACTTCTTTCCATCCATGGAGAACATTGCAGGGACCACCTTGAATGAGGATGAAGAAGGGCATCACCACCACTTGGAGAAGGAGGAGGATATTCAAAGGAAGCTGTTTGAGGAGAAGCAAAGTAAGGTGGAGGCTGTTGCAGAAGAAGTTCTCAGGAATGAGagggatgaggaggaggaggaggaggttccTGCGGTAACTGAAGAGCATGAGCCCGAGCCTGAGCCAGTGCCTCCCCCAGAGGAAGTGATGGTGGAGACTCCAGTACAGAAAGGATTTATGGCTAAGCAGATGCCTGTTTCCACAGAGGGAAAGAGGATCAATCTTCTGCAGATATTTGCTGAACTTGATGAAGAGTTCCTCAAAGCTTCCGAGAGTGCTCATGAGGTTACAAAGATGCTTGAGGCCACTCGGCTCCATTATCACTCCAATTTTGCTGATAATAAAGGTAGGTATCCATTGTTTCAAGGTCGAGGATTCCACATGGCATGTTGAGTAATTTGTTGAAGTGATGAACTTTGAACTTGTACTAGCTTTAAGCTCAATTGATGCCAATAGGATACGTTGTTATGAAGCCCAATATTTGATGATTGCTTATTTAGCAGTGAAACTGCATCCTAGATTCTTTTTGGGTTATTGAATCATATTTTCGTTTTTCTTGTGCAGGGCACATTAATCACTCTGAAAAGGTCATGCGAGTTATTACATGGAATAGATCCTTTAAAGGAATGCCTAATGTGGATGATGGGAAGGATGATTCTGACTCAGATGAGCAAGATACCCATGCTGCTGTATTGGACAAGTTGCTAGCATGGGAAAAGAAACTTTATGATGAAGTAAAGGTAATTTCACTTAACCCAAATTTTGTGACTTATACTTGTAGGAGATTTACTTTATTTATTCTCCTATCCAAAATTTAAGAATTTCTTTCACAAACTCAAACAGCTGCAAATATATCCAGTATCCATGTAAatgtaaatatattttaagaatGATATTTTCTCTGCTTATCCTTTTTTTACCAGTCCAGTTTATCTTTTGCTCGTTGCATGGTTCTCGGTTAAATAAGGAGACATGTATATTTTTGGTGCCGTTCTGAATTTTCTGCTGGATTATTTTATAGGCTGGTGAACTTATGAAATTCGAGTACCAAAAGAAGGTCGCTTCACTAAACAAGCTAAAGAAAAGAGGTACCAACTCTGATGCATTGGAGAAAGCAAAAGCAGCAGTCAGTCATTTGCATACAAGATACATTGTAGATATGCAGTCCTTGGATTCTACAGTCTCGGAGATTAACCGTTTACGTGATGAGCAATTGTATCCAAAGCTTGTTGAGCTTGTTGATGGGTGAGTTATGTAGAATAGTAGTCATTAATCGCTAGTTTTTTAACCTTGAAAAAGTGCTTtcagtttctttctttcttttccacATCTTTGAGATGTTACTTCATTCAAGCTTTTGTTAATGGTTCACTATTGACATCCTTGAATCAACTCTCATCTCTGCTTTAGTTTCGTGTTCATAATCCAACCAGATATGTAGAGAATGCCAAAATGCATCCCATACACACAAACTTCTCTGCTGATATTCGCTTTTTTTATGGACTGTAGGATGGCCATTATGTGGAAAGTCATGCTAGGTCGCCATGAGAAGCAATCAAGCTTTATGATGTCGCTGAAATCCTTGGACATTTCCCAGTCTCCTACGGACACAAGTGAACACCATCATGACCGAACAGGCCAATTGTTGGTTGTCGCGCATCAGTGGCATTCACATTTTGAGATGCTAGTTGACAATCAAAAGAAATACATAAAGGCCTTAAACAATTGGTTAAAATTAAATCTTATCCCTATCGAGAGCAGTTTGAAGGAAAAGGTTTCTTCTCCCCCAAGAGTTAGGAGTCCACCCATTCAAGGGCTTCTCCATGCATGGCAGGAGCGACTAGAGAGGCTTCCTGATGAGCTTGCCAAGACAGCTATAGGCAACTTTGCTGCTGTGATGGATACTATTTATAACATGCAACAAGACGAGATGGGTTTGAAGAGAAAATGTGAGGATACAAGAAAGGAGCTTGCCCGGAAAACGCGGCAATTCGAAGATTGGCATAACAAGTATATGCAAAAGAAAATACCAGATGAATTTGATCCTGAAAATGCAGAAGGTAGTCATGGCCCGGACGAACTTGTTGCAGAGAAGCAGTTCTTGGTTGAACAAATTAAGAAGAggctggaagaagaggaagaagcctATGCAACTCAATGCCACCAAGTGAGGCAAAAGACCTTGGCAAGTCTCAGGAATCGTATGCCAGAGCTCTTTAGGGCTATGCAAGATTTTTCCATTGAGTGTTCCAAAATGTACAGTGAATTAAGGTCAATATCGCACAGCTTAGGCCAGAGCTCAACATGAGGGTTGGTTTGtgtcttttttcccttttttttttaatttattcgggTAAAGTATATGTTTATTGGTTGTTATATAATGTTCTCTTGATTCGGGATGAATGTTGAATATTTAAAGTAAGCTGTAATTGAATGTTCATATAACTGAGAAATAGGGAGGTTGAAATGTAGTAGTAAATATAAGAACAGGCCATAAGCTTACGGATGATTAATATGAGTTTATCATTACATATGAAATTGTTTACATAGAGAGGAAACTAAATACACCTTGAAACCATTCGTTACTCTGTTTCTTGATTCCAATGCATAGTGGGATATCATGTTGAGCAACAAAAGAACTTTCTCCCCCGTTCTTGTACTCCGCTGTTCAACTTCATTCCTGTAGGCTTCGGTGGAAAAGCTCTTGCTAGTCTCTTAGCTGCAT contains:
- the LOC112703687 gene encoding protein ALTERED PHOSPHATE STARVATION RESPONSE 1; amino-acid sequence: MGCNQSKIENEEAVARCKDRKHFMKDAVSTRNAFAAAHSSYATSLKNAGAALSDFAHGEVQNPHLTDLPHAGGATPGTSSLPVGPPPQPFENLPPPPPPSFSDAPPLQRAVSMPEMKIPKPEPKPKPKPIMEEDEEDKDLENEGSLRRRRSKRGGSSGGAANSRRVEEEEEAPPPVPPPLKQHHQQREATTERDHVIHHHTMSQPQQQSAAWEYFFPSMENIAGTTLNEDEEGHHHHLEKEEDIQRKLFEEKQSKVEAVAEEVLRNERDEEEEEEVPAVTEEHEPEPEPVPPPEEVMVETPVQKGFMAKQMPVSTEGKRINLLQIFAELDEEFLKASESAHEVTKMLEATRLHYHSNFADNKGHINHSEKVMRVITWNRSFKGMPNVDDGKDDSDSDEQDTHAAVLDKLLAWEKKLYDEVKAGELMKFEYQKKVASLNKLKKRGTNSDALEKAKAAVSHLHTRYIVDMQSLDSTVSEINRLRDEQLYPKLVELVDGMAIMWKVMLGRHEKQSSFMMSLKSLDISQSPTDTSEHHHDRTGQLLVVAHQWHSHFEMLVDNQKKYIKALNNWLKLNLIPIESSLKEKVSSPPRVRSPPIQGLLHAWQERLERLPDELAKTAIGNFAAVMDTIYNMQQDEMGLKRKCEDTRKELARKTRQFEDWHNKYMQKKIPDEFDPENAEGSHGPDELVAEKQFLVEQIKKRLEEEEEAYATQCHQVRQKTLASLRNRMPELFRAMQDFSIECSKMYSELRSISHSLGQSST